Proteins from a genomic interval of Rattus norvegicus strain BN/NHsdMcwi chromosome 2, GRCr8, whole genome shotgun sequence:
- the Ddit4l gene encoding DNA damage-inducible transcript 4-like protein, translated as MVATGSLSSKNTASISELLDGGSHPGSLLSDFDYWDYVVPEPNLNEVVFEETTCQNLVKMLENCLSKSKQTKLGCSKVLVPEKLTQRIAQDVLRLSSTEPCGLRGCVMHVNLEIENVCKKLDRIVCDASVVPTFELTLVFKQESCSWTSLKDFFFSGGRFSSGLRRTLILSSGFRLVKKKLYSLIGTTVIEEC; from the exons ATGGTTGCAACGGGCAGTTTGAGCAGTAAGAACACGGCCAGCATTTCAGAGTTGCTGGACGGTGGCTCTCACCCTGGGAGTCTGCTAAGTG ATTTCGACTACTGGGATTATGTCGTCCCCGAGCCCAACCTCAACGAGGTGGTGTTTGAAGAGACAACATGCCAGAATTTGGTTAAAATGTTGGAGAACTGTCTGTCCAAGTCAAAGCAAACCAAACTCGGTTGCTCTAAGGTCCTGGTTCCTGAGAAACTGACCCAGAGAATTGCCCAAGATGTCCTGCGGCTCTCATCCACAGAGCCCTGCGGCCTTCGGGGCTGTGTTATGCACGTGAACTTGGAAATTGAAAATGTGTGTAAAAAGCTGGATAGGATTGTGTGTGATGCTAGTGTGGTGCCGACCTTTGAGCTCACGCTGGTGTTCAAGCAGGAGAGCTGCTCCTGGACCAGCCTCAAGGACTTCTTCTTTAGCGGAGGTCGCTTCTCGTCGGGCCTTAGGCGAACTCTGATCCTCAGCTCGGGATTTCGACTTGTTAAGAAAAAACTGTACTCTCTGATTGGAACGACAGTCATTGAGGAGTGCTGA
- the Ddit4l gene encoding DNA damage-inducible transcript 4-like protein isoform X1: MSLKQDRKKLDTEARSDWTYNVVMTLQTLLLCSQKLSFLSDFDYWDYVVPEPNLNEVVFEETTCQNLVKMLENCLSKSKQTKLGCSKVLVPEKLTQRIAQDVLRLSSTEPCGLRGCVMHVNLEIENVCKKLDRIVCDASVVPTFELTLVFKQESCSWTSLKDFFFSGGRFSSGLRRTLILSSGFRLVKKKLYSLIGTTVIEEC, encoded by the coding sequence ATGAGCTTAAAGCAGGATCGAAAGAAGTTAGATACAGAAGCTAGAAGTGACTGGACCTACAATGTTGTAATGACCTTGCAGACCTTGCTTCTCTGTTCTCAAAAGCTTTCGTTTCTTTCAGATTTCGACTACTGGGATTATGTCGTCCCCGAGCCCAACCTCAACGAGGTGGTGTTTGAAGAGACAACATGCCAGAATTTGGTTAAAATGTTGGAGAACTGTCTGTCCAAGTCAAAGCAAACCAAACTCGGTTGCTCTAAGGTCCTGGTTCCTGAGAAACTGACCCAGAGAATTGCCCAAGATGTCCTGCGGCTCTCATCCACAGAGCCCTGCGGCCTTCGGGGCTGTGTTATGCACGTGAACTTGGAAATTGAAAATGTGTGTAAAAAGCTGGATAGGATTGTGTGTGATGCTAGTGTGGTGCCGACCTTTGAGCTCACGCTGGTGTTCAAGCAGGAGAGCTGCTCCTGGACCAGCCTCAAGGACTTCTTCTTTAGCGGAGGTCGCTTCTCGTCGGGCCTTAGGCGAACTCTGATCCTCAGCTCGGGATTTCGACTTGTTAAGAAAAAACTGTACTCTCTGATTGGAACGACAGTCATTGAGGAGTGCTGA